Part of the Haliotis asinina isolate JCU_RB_2024 chromosome 8, JCU_Hal_asi_v2, whole genome shotgun sequence genome is shown below.
CCCATGTAAATTGAAAAAGGGTACTCATCGAGGCTAGAGATTCCTGAAcccgaggaaatctagacttggttcatttaaggcttttaaCATTGCAGTGAGCGTTTGGTAGTTGGGAAAATAgtgtggttcggggactgtgagacagactaggccAGCACAGTGGCCTTGCTCCAGTTAAGGCTGTACTGAGTGCCAAGCCCATGGATGTAAAGTGATTCCTTCCTTTAAAGAGGCTTGTCTGAATAAACAGGCGTTATTGGTAGTGTTGTtagaattatcatttaaactgttAATTATTCCCTTCGAGACTCGTGGAAGTGTACCAGCGCAGCTGCGTATCAATACCCCCGTCCTGGACGTCATACTGGAGatattagtctgtctcacagtccctgaaccacagtgTTTTCCCCTCCGCCCATCCCTTTCTGCAATACTAAATCtctgaatgaagcaagtctagatttcatctTTTCTCACCGGGGCCTTTATTGAGCTTAAAAGGAATTACTTGTTTCTGTCAAAGTTGCATGtccagagactaagcgttaagCTATGGAGATGTATGGCATTGCTTATAGAACGGTATTCTACGTGTATGTGAAGCGAAACACCCCATATAGACATGTTTCGCATATTCTCTGTATTGAGTTACAGGGAATATGCTTTTGTGTCACAGATAGAGCATAAAGTGTCATAGCCGTGGTTTTCAAACGCAAAGATCATTTGAAGAATACGAAAGCTGTCGTTTTCTCTCTACCCCTATGCCCAACTGTAACATATATCGAAAACTGCTTACAGTTGTGCAATGTTTCCATGCGCATTGACTGACTATACGCCTACAACGTTCGTTTCGTTTCGCTTTTCCTgctgttggtttgtgtgtgcaaCATAAACTCAAGTGTTCAAACAGAACAGTGGACGCGTCCGTGCCTGTTCTCAATTGGAACACATAACCCATATTTAGAACAGGCGTgttctgtttttgaacacaAATGTTCAGTCTGTGAGGTAGGACTTGGTGTTCTATTTTCAGAACACAATGTGTTATTAGAAGACTGTGATTtcgaaaatgaaatgaataagATACTTTCTGCATAACCATTAACCTGTTTTAAGACAATATTGAATATTAAGCAAGtggatatttgaaaaataaaatatgtaaagaAAGTGATAATAATTTCTGTATTTTAACATTAACCTTTTACACATAGAAGAAGAATAAAAGTATACGCTCATTTTGCAAGCGGAAACTGATTCCACAAAATGTTCTGAATAATTGGGTAAAATCTGGTTGCATATGGTTTACAGTTGagaaataactgaaaacaaCCTCTAAAATGGACTATCAGAATGCATAGTGTTCTTTTGCATTCgataaaatgaacacattaGGACTGTATGTGTTCTGTaaagtttgatttgatttcTATTCGGACAGCGTGTGTTCTGATTAGAACAGCTGTGAAATCTAGAACACGGGCGTTCTGTTAGTGGAACACAAGTGTTCTGGCGGCAGAACGCATAGTGTCAAAATCAGAACACTCCGACAGCCTTCTAAATCTGTTAGGAAGGGTGTTCTCATAATGTTCAGAACTAGAACACTTAggtttagtgtgtgtgtgtgtgtctgtttgtcagcctgtctgtctgtctgtgtgcgtgCGCATGTGGgtctgcgtgtgtgtatgtgtgtgtgcagaaAAAGCACACGGGGGGAgcggtgtgtgtttgtatgtgtgtatatacgaATTGTAGCAAATATATGTTCAGAGCTCAGTATGCTCGTAAAACTTCAGACCGTTACGGTCCTTTTCTAATTAAAACTCGGGGGTCTGAGAGAAGAACTGTGTAATCCATTTGTGGATTGGTAAAACCGCATACCTGTACAACGCATCATTCTTCTTGACCTGTTTGGACTGAACACACAGGTCTGGCCTAGGCTCGAACACATTACACAGAAATACACATCGATGAAATATTACTTACATACATTAGACCAAAAAAGACTGTAAAATACGGTACTCGTTGGTCCCTGCCTGACGGTCAGCAATAACGGGGTCAAGGACTGGTTgactcggagtcagtataatgtggggtattcatgctgaACGTGggcaagacccgtgaaggtcctgaggtagaataggccttcagcaacccatgcttgccataaaaggtgactgtgtttgtcgtaagaggcgactaacgggatcgggtggtcagactcgctgacttggttgacacatgtcatcggttcccagttgcacagatcgatgctcatgttgttgatcgctggattgtctggtccagactcgattatttacagaccgccgccacataattggaatattgctgagtgcggcgtaaaactcaactcactcactcactaaacttgGGCAAGGTGATCAGTGATCAAGCATTATAAAATTAGCTTGTGTCTGGGATGGTACAAGTATGGTGTTGCACCCCATTTCACCCACATTCCCAACCGCCTTTGTCAAAACCACCTGCTTAAGCCTTTACGTCCTTAATGTCCTCTCAAATTACAATGATATTCTTAATCTGTTACTATTTATCACACATTGTATGAGACTAAGACATGAATTGTTTAAAAACTTAACACGctaaaacaaaactttacaaCTGCCTACCATTTTGTTCTCTCTATTGTGTGGGTTGTATATTATCTGAAAAATGCTATATTATCTTCACATGAGTATTTGTATGTGGTTTGGTGACCTTAAGTACAAGAAACTcatttgacttgacttgaccTCCCCTCATTTGACTATGGAGTAAGAAATAACTCAGAAGCGTCATCTTCCAAATTTCCGAACTTCACATCCAGAGTCTCCCATCCTTTATGCGTACCTCTTTTTAATGTAGTTCAAAGACATTGGAgtgtaaatgttttattatgtttGCGTTACAGATCGCGTCGAGTTCGACTATGCATCTGCGTCACCATCCTCTCTGTCACCGGTATCCTAGTGTCCATTAGTTCTAAACCCAAGGACCCTTGCACAGACAGTGATTGTCCAATCAGGGAATTCGGGGACAGGGGCAAAACCATACTATGGTATTTTGTACCGAGATATGTGCTTGACAGTCCCGAACGACTTCCACTGAGGAGGTGTCCTGAGCTAGGGTGTTATATTACCACGAACAGGCGATATCTCCCTAACGCCCATGCGGTGCTTATGTCTGCCCAACAAGTAATAGGAAACGAACAGCCGGCTCGATACCGCGACCAGGTGTGGGTTTACCATAATAATGAACCGATGTATCTGTTTTATGACAAACTCTTAGACGAGTTTCGGCGTTCACAGTGGAGGTCAGCATTCAACTGGACAATGGATTTCAGGTATGATTCGGACCTGCACAGACCTTACGCAAAGTTGAGAACCCGCAAAACTACGGTAAATCGTGATTATTCCTCAATtgtgaaacagaaaacaaagcTCGTTGCATGGGCGGTCAGCAACTGCATTGACATATCTGGACGCCTTGCGTACGCGCGTGAACTTCAGAAATACATTCCAGTGGATATCTACGGTCGTTGTGGAAGTGGAGCTTTTTCAAGGTCGACAGCGGAGGAGTGGAACGACTACCTGAACAGCACGTATAAGTTCTATCTTTCTTTTGAGAGTTCCTTCTGTACTGATTACATCAGCGAGAAATTCTTCAACAACTTTAACCTTGACCTTGTGACGGTTGCCCGAGGGGGAGGTAACTACACCCGTGACGCTCCTCCAGGAACATACATCAACACAGCTGATTTTAAGTCTCCCAAAGAGTTAGCAAACCAGCTCATGGCCCTTCACAACAACGACGACAAGTACATTGAAATTCTGAAGAGGAAAGAAAAATACCAATATGTAACGGAAGCGTACTATTTCACCACCAAATCTGACATCTTACATCCGTTTTCTGAACGTTATGTAGAACACTACTACGAAGAAGAACCCATGTGCCAGTTGTGTTCAAGACTTCATAATCTGTCCGGTTATTCCAAAACCATTCCAGACATTTTGCCTTGGGTCAGTTTGGGCAAATGCTCTTCCGCAGGAGAACTGTATTCAACATATcttttacatgtatttagttttgttttaacGTTGACAAGTAGCTTTGCCTGATGGTTCTTTTGTATCATGAGTGTATTTATTAttatcgtcatcatcgtcgtcatcgtcatcaccatccacgtcatcatcatcatcatcatcatcatcatgtgatAACATATCACAACGTATTGTATGTGCTAGCATCTGCAATGTAAAAATGATGTAATTTTAAAAGCTACTGCTGAAGTCTTAAAGGAGAAATATACACATGCCATTGGTAAAGGGGCAGACTTTATGCGGacataaatatacaaacatatgaATACTTTGTGAGGATGTGTCTGTGTGATAACTTGCTGCGTCTGAGTGGCTGCATGAATTGAATACTGAATGGAGTTGGATGGTTTCAACACAATGCCACAGAAAGACATCCATTGGAGTGAACACTGCAGGACCTTCAGCATGCAGTGGAGCGTGGATTTGTGCgcaatataaatatcctatgaaataaaaaaaacattctaATGTCCCGCatcatgataatgctggaatatttctgaaagcgaAGTGGACTTGTTGTGATACAGCAGCCTCGGGAGTCCCTTTGTCCTGGCCGTCAAATAGCCTCTCATGGGTATTGCAGGAACATACCTAAATgcgatgtaaaaccaaactcattcactgtatgtATGTTGGACAGTACACGTATCACAGATATCTAGCTACAttaatgtgttattttcagGAAACCCGTTAGTATTTCTCTCGCTTTTAGTGTTATATCTCATGGATCTTGTTTGCCTTCATGGACACCAAGTGTGCACGACagaggggatcgggtggtcaggctctctgacttggttgacacatgtcatcgtatcccattatCGCAGACTGTTGATCATGCTcctgatcacgggattgtctggtccagacttgactgttTACAGACACAGTTCTAATGCTCACCATTGTCTGACCTGAATGCCCCAAAGACTGGTTTTATCAAAGGAAGTAAATGAATTAGAAATGATGGCACCACGTCATGACTGTTCTCACTGATGTGTGTCTAAATGTTCAGTTGTTCTGTCATCACTGTTCAGCCATTTCCGTCCAAACACACACGCTCACTGATAAGGGTTTCGAACCCCTGTTCATGCCATACTGTCAGACACTAACATAGGGTGTTGTCCTCTCTcatagtaataaataaaatatagatGTCAGTTCACTGTTTCTGAGTTGAGTGTTCATTTCAAGCTTGGTTCCTCAGTTTAAGCAGACCCACACTACTGGAATACGAGAGAAAAGCGAgcgagtttaggtttacgccggcTCTTTGAGCAGTATTCAAAAAATATCACGGTGGGAAACAGGAATGGTCTCCACATACTGTACCCTTCTGGTAAAGGCGCTTGTTCGGCATGCCGAAAACCCTGGTTTTATTCCAcgcatgggtacactgtgtgaagcccatttatggtgttcccctctgtgatattgctccaaaattggtaaaagcggcataaaacgacactcacacattcacattagATGATTTGTTTAAATACACTTCTTATTCGTTCGGAATTCTGGGAAAAATAGATCCCGAGTAATATATACTTGGCGTATGAGTGGTAGCCGTGTgatcaaagcgttcgctcgtcaagctgaagacccaggttcgattccgcacatgggtacaatatatgaagccctTTTCTAGTGTTCtcggccgtgatattgatggaataaggCAGCGTAAATCCACGCCTACTCACTTGTCTCCTGTGTCATTTGGTTTTCATGATGTCCAACGCGTGTTTGCTGTGCCCCGGCTTGCTAAAAAACACGTAGAAGACATACAGTTCCTGTACTGTGTGGCTTAagccaaccaacaaacaaataacagacTTTAATGTGACTGCCATTGAGGAGacgcatcagtgagtgagtgagtttggttttacgccacttttagcaagattccaacgatatcacggcgggggacaccagaaaatgggcctcacacagtgtatccatgtgaggaatcgaacccgtgtcctcggcgtgacgagcgaagggaGACGCATCAGTGGTTGATAGGATGAGCAACGACACACAACATCAGAGGACGGTTGCACCAAATCTTAATGGTAAGTTGAAATATACACCAAGAAACGCTATTAAAGGGTGATCTCAATGATGAGCATGTTGCGCATAAACTGATTTATGCATTGGTATTACACTTTGTCCCCCTCAAAAACTCAAGCATGCGGACAGTAACAACTCTAACACACTTTATGATTTCATAACTGACCTCTTTTTTGTAAATTGCCCTTAGAATTCATCAGTGTTTTCCTAATACACTTCGAAACAACAAGATGTTGTGTCCCAAGGTGAGTCTAGGTGATTTTCAACCTCGCTGTAACTGCATCAATCTCGAACCACCCACTCaccatttacacacacacacacacaccacttgAACCGGTGCTGCTACCCCCACGCTCAGCATCGCCACCATCCCCACCCCTAGATCATCCATGGTTTGTAGTAACACCCCAGAGAGCAGGATCAGCAAGTATCTAGAAAAGCCTTCCTTTCCTTAATCCTGAATGTTCTAGATTTACTTGATTCTTCAGTTACTTCATCCATGATCTAACATCCACATATCTACCAGTCAATCCTGATATCTGGACTGTTGGCCCGAGTGATGAGTATGTCCCAACTAGGACATACAGCTCCAGCCTGACCCCCGCGAGCCTCACTAACCCATACCCCAGTTCGTCTACCCTTTTTCCAGGA
Proteins encoded:
- the LOC137294865 gene encoding glycoprotein 3-alpha-L-fucosyltransferase A-like — translated: MKRRRTPILDPLTNMAKAFLLKLSRSRRVRLCICVTILSVTGILVSISSKPKDPCTDSDCPIREFGDRGKTILWYFVPRYVLDSPERLPLRRCPELGCYITTNRRYLPNAHAVLMSAQQVIGNEQPARYRDQVWVYHNNEPMYLFYDKLLDEFRRSQWRSAFNWTMDFRYDSDLHRPYAKLRTRKTTVNRDYSSIVKQKTKLVAWAVSNCIDISGRLAYARELQKYIPVDIYGRCGSGAFSRSTAEEWNDYLNSTYKFYLSFESSFCTDYISEKFFNNFNLDLVTVARGGGNYTRDAPPGTYINTADFKSPKELANQLMALHNNDDKYIEILKRKEKYQYVTEAYYFTTKSDILHPFSERYVEHYYEEEPMCQLCSRLHNLSGYSKTIPDILPWVSLGKCSSAGELYSTYLLHVFSFVLTLTSSFA